GAAAATACTTAGAAATATTTTGGCGCTTATTGGAGGAGCTATTGTTGGAATGATTGTTAACATGGGACTGATCTTAATGAGTAGTTCTATTATTGCGCCACCTCCAGGAGCGGATATGACCACAGCAGAAGGAATTACAGCTGCTATGCCTATACTAGAGTATAAACATTTTATTATGCCGTTTTTAGCACATGCACTGGGAACTTTAGTGGGAGCATTAGTTGCAGGATTAGTTGCCGCTTCCCATCAAACCAAATTTGCTTTAGGGATTGGGGCCTTTTTTCTATTAGGAGGAATAGCGAATATGTACCAAATTCCGCATCCAACATGGTTTGCCATAATTGATATGACTTTAGCATATATTCCAATGGGTATACTTGGAGGTATGTGGGCGATGAAAATTATGGCACCCAAAGATTCTAATGAGGAAGTACTGGATCTAAGTGATTAAATAGGTCATCATTCCCAATATTAAAATCTGGAAGGCAAAAATTAAAGCGCCAAACCCAAGCGCATTTTTACCCTGAGTATACAGTTGTTTAAAATGAATACTTAATCCTATAGCGGCCATAGAGATGGTCAATAGTGCTTTGCCAACGATTCTGAAAATTTCGATCAACTCCACAGGTAGCTGAAAAAATGTGATCATGCTTGAAGCAAGAATAAAGCCTACGATATAATAAGGAAGTTTCAGATTTTCTTTAATCGAAGCATTTCTATTGATCAAAAAGTTAAAGAAAATCAAAGCAGGAGCGAGTAAAGCCACGCGTCCGAGTTTTATTGTTAATGACAAGTCCCCTATAGTTTCTCCCATTGCGTATCCGGCTCCGGCTACATTTGAAACTCCATGTAAAGTACCGCCAATCATTAATGCTGCTGCATCCATGATGATATCGGAGCTAAATACAATTGGAAAAGCTAGCATACCAATAAGTCCGTAAAGATTAATTACAGCGATAGAAATCCCAATTTCACTTTTACCGGAGTTGAGTTTTGGAGCAAGTGCGGCAATAGCACTAGAACCACAAATAGCAGTTCCAAAACCAATTAAATGACCACAAGAATCCTGGATGTTAAATCGTTTTACAATAAAATAGGTGAAACCTAAAACGACCAAAATACTTAATGATAATACAATAATGATTTGCCATCCCAAACTGGCAATATCATAAAAACTGATTCCGAACCCGAGGAAAATAATTGCGATTTCGAGTAGATTTTTAGATGAAAAATGAATCCCTGAAGACCACTTTTCTGGAGTAGGAGCTATATTGGCATACAGCATTCCCATGATTAGAGCCAGCACAATGGAATTAATCATGGGGATATATAGTGCACCGAGATAGGCTACCATTCCAATAAAAAAGCTGAAAACAATTCCCGGAATTCTGGATTTCATAATTGAATTTGAATTGCAATGATACGATCTGGCCGATATATCATGTGTAATTAGTGTTACGGTTTTTTAGAATTACTTTTTAGGTACTTTTGTTAAAGCAAAACAATATACAATGAATTTTCTAACTAAAGTTTTGATCTCCTCATTAGCGGTAATGGTTTCCCAATATATTTTACCTGGTGTTCATGTGGATAGTTTTTTTACAGGGATTATGGTCGCATTGCTGTTAGGGTTGTTTAATTCAACAATAAAACCGGTTCTGGTGATTTTAACATTGCCAATTACTGTGGTTACATTAGGATTCTTTTTGTTGGTAATCAATGTATTTGTGATTCAATTGACGGCCGGGTTTTTAGATGGATTTACGGTTGACGGATTTTGGTGGGCTTTGATATTTAGTTTGGTATTGTCTTTTGTGACTTCGATTTTCAATGGAATTGATAAATCCGATGACCGAAGAGATAGATATTAAAAAATGCGTCAGGGATTCCTAACGCATTTCCAAAACAACACTACTAACCAAGATCTAGTTTTTTATAATTCGATGTATCTGAACCCCGTCCTCATCTTTTAATCTGAGTATATAGATTCCATTTTGAAAAGTTGAGATATCAATGGAAACGGTAGTGAGTGAGGGTTCGTCTATTTGATATACAATCTTTCCACTCAAATCATATAGAGTTAAGGCTTGGGTAATAAGCGGATTAGTAATATTTACTAATCCGCTGCTAGGGTTCGGGTAAATGGTTATTGATGATTTCACAGGGTTATGAATGAGTTGATAGCCGGGTAAAAGGGTATCTAAAGAGTCACTATTTAATTTTTCTTCTTCGAATAAGTCTACGATTTTGTCATTATGATTAATGGTTTTTAAAGTATATCCACAGGCAATAATTTTGGGAGCATCAGGATTATGGCTGAGTTCAAAATTTACTGTTTTTGAAGTTTTCCCATTTAGTTGAATGATGTATTCTGAGTTTGAGTACATTGATGAATAATATTTTGTTTTTAAAGTATATGTACCTGAATTTGGAAGATTAATAAGGTAAAATCCATCAAAATCGGTTTGACCACCGGTAATAGTTTTCCTATCTTGTTCAAGAATCAGGGTTACAAATGCCAAAGGTTCTTTGGTAGATTTAGATATGATTTGGCCACGTATTTCATAGCTTTTTGATGGTTTGATTTCAATTTGATTTGAGAGTGCAGATCTTTTGATTTCAATCTGAGCGTTGCATAAAACATGAGCTAATAGAAGCCCAATTAGTATAGATATTCTCATAGCGTTGTTTTATTTGGTTAATAATATTCTGTGGTGGTTTTCATTTATTATCACGTTCAAAATATGTGGGTGGTTAGGTAAGAGTTTGTAAAATTTTGTTTTGATGGTTGTATTTAGAATCATTATAGATAAGCTAAAATAGGTTTGAGCGAATAATCGCTACTTTTGAACGATGAGCAAGAGGGATCTAAAGAAGTATTTGGAAACACTGACCAAATCTCAAATGGAAGAGCAAATTCTGGATTTGTATTCCAGATTTAAGGATGTAAAAGTGTATTATGATTTTGCTTTCAATCCTAAAGAAGACCAGTTATTAGAAAATGCCAAGCTAAAGATCTCAAAAGAATACAATTTAAATGTTCGGAAGCCGAAAGCCAGAAGGTCGGTAGCACAGAAGCTGATCAAACATTTTAAAACGCTGGAAGTACAGCCTGAAATTATTGTTGATCTTATGCTGTATAACATTGAAATTGCTCAGGTTTTTTCAAGTGAACGTAGAATCAGACAAGACGCATTTTATGTGAGTATGTTGAATTCATTTCGTGATACTTTGGGTTTTGTAAAGTTGCATGGTTTGGAATCACAATTTCAAAAACGACTTGAGCAAATTGTAGATGAAACGGATCTGCAAAACTGGATCAATTCTCCAGCTTTTGAGACGGAAATTCAAAATACATTTCGTGCATAAATTTCAGGTGAAGCATCCCTGAAATATGGGATGAAAAATTAAATTTGTCATTCGATCTTTAATCAAAAATTATGAAGAAAATACTTGTTGCCAATAGAGGGGAAATCGCATTGAGAATAATGCGCACATGTAAAGAAATGGGAATTTCAACAGTTGCAATTTATTCTGAGGTAGATGCAGATTCACTATTTGTGAAATTTGCAGATGAAGCAGTTTGTGTGGGACCGGCACCATCTTCTGAATCATATTTGAGAGGAGATTATATTATTGAAAAAGCTTTAGAATTAGGTGTGGATGGAATCCATCCTGGATATGGTTTTTTATCTGAAAATGGTGATTTTGCGCAGAAAGTAACAGATGCGGGCATTAAGTTTATTGGTCCATTACCGAAATCTATGGCTATGATGGGTGATAAACTGGCAGCAAAAGCAGCTGTAAAGAATTATAACATTCCTATGGTTCCGGGTACCGATCAGGCGATTGAAGATCCTGCCGAGGTAATTGAAATTGCGAAGGAAATCGGTTTCCCAATTTTGATTAAAGCAGCTGCCGGTGGTGGTGGTAAAGGAATGCGTATTGTTAACGAAGAAGCTGATTTAGAAGAACAAATCAGAATGGCAACCAATGAAGCAAAATCTGCTTTTGGCGATGGATCAGTTTTTATTGAAAAATATGTAGAATCACCAAGACATATTGAAATCCAGGTTTTGGCCGATGAACATGGGAATATTGTTCATTTGTTTGAAAGAGATTGCTCAATTCAAAGAAGACATCAAAAGGTAATTGAAGAAGCGCCTTCTGCTGTTTTAACTCCTGAATTACGTGCGGAAATGGGTGCATGCGCTTGTGATGTGGCCAGAGCATGTGATTATTGGGGTGCAGGAACGGTAGAATTCTTATATGATAATGGGAAGTATTATTTCCTTGAAATGAATACCCGTTTACAGGTGGAGCATCCGGTATCTGAATTAATAGCAGGATTAGATTTAGTAGAAGAGCAGATTAAAGTAGCCAGAGGAGAGAAACTTTCATTTACGCAAGCAGATTTAAAAATTCATGGACACTCTATAGAAGTACGCGTATACGCTGAAGATCCTGAGAATAATTTCTTGCCGGATATAGGTAAGTTAAGTACCTACCGTTTACCGCAAGGAGAGGGAGTACGTGTGGATGATTCTATGGAAGAAGGAAAGCAAATTCCAATCTATTACGATCCAATGATTTCTAAGTTAATTGTATGGGGAGAGAATAGAGAAGAGGCGATTGAAAGAATGATCAAGGCAATTGATGAATATCAAATTAATGGTGTGGAAACCACATTAAGTTTTTGCCGATACGCAATAGATCATGAAGCTTTTAGAACCGGAGAATTTGATACGCACTTTGTAAAGAAATATTTTGATCCGAAGAACTTCAGATACATAAAACCTGAAGAAGAAGAATTAGCAGCCTTAATTGGAGCTCATTTGACCGCAGAACGTAAAGGAAGATTGACAGTTGGCGCGAAATATGAGGTACAATCCGCATGGAAGCTAAATCGTTTGTAGGAATTAAAAAATCAATTATTGGTTGGATGAGCATCGTTTTACTAAGCGGTTGTGCTTCATCCAAGATTTCAATTGATATACTTAAGTTACCCGATTCGCCACTCTCACAACCTGTGAGGAATGTGGTATTGATGAATCGTGTAGATATCAATAGTTCCAAAACGAAACAATTTGTTCAGGGACGAGTTGTTGCACAATATAATTCCATTACAGATATTATGGTCAATGAAACCATATCGGAAATGGAGTCGATATTTAATAGCAACCAGTATTTCAATGTTTTTGATACCAGCTTTACATTTATTCCTAAAAATGGGAGTTATGGCAGTAGTCCATTACCTATTCGGTTTGTAAGTCAAATGTGTCAAAGTGTAAATGCCGATGCACTTGTGGTGATAGAAGGCTATAACGCTGAGGTGGATACAGATAGTGATGTGCTTTTTTCAACTCCGGTAGAAAGAACGTATGGAACAGTTAGAGTTCCCTACTTCAACGGAGAGCAAAGTGTCTATATGCAGATGCTATTTAGAGCTTACACTTGTAAAAATGGAGAAGGTAAAGTGGATCTGGAGTCAGATGTGAGTACACAGGTCTCGGTTTCCGCATCAGGAAGTACACCATATGAAGTAAATAACAGGATTGCAGATGCCAATAATGTATTAATTCAGGCAGCTAGAAAGTTGGCGAGTGACTATACCGAACAAATTGCCCCAAAGTGGGAAACTAAATCTCGAAAAATTTATAGTACCGGAACTGAGCAAATGAAGCAGGCTTATATCTATGCTAAAGGAGGAAACTGGTCGGGAGCGTCAGATATCTGGTATTTATTAGCAACTTCGAATAATACGAAACTGGCGAGTCGGGCAACTTTTAATTTGATAGTTGCCAGTGAAATATCGGGTGATATTGATTTGGCTTTAGAGTGGGCGAATCTATGCGTAGATAAATACAAAATGGATCAGGTGAAGTCATATATCGCAGAACTTGAAGAACGAAAAAAGGAGATTACTAAGATGGAGTTTTTGTTTCCCGAGTTAAAGATGTAGTCGATCGAGATAGAAATGAATTTTTTGTATTCTTGTGAACAATAAAAGTGAACTATGAAAATTGAGGCAAATTCTCCAGATGAGTATGTATCCAAACTTCCCGAGGATCGCGCGGAAGCGATTCAAAGATTAAGGGATATATTCAATAGTAATTTGCCGGAAGGATTTGAAGAGGTTATGAGTTATGGGATGATTGGATATGTTGTGCCTCATTCACTTTACCCCAAGGGATATCATGTAACTCCGGATTTGCCATTGCCATTTATCAATATCGCATCACAAAAGAATTTTGTGGCTTTGTATCATTCCGGAATTTATGCTTTCCCGGAACTATTGGAATGGTTTAAAGCTGAATACCCGTCTTATGTGAGGACAAAGTTAGACATGGGAAAAAGCTGTATCCGTTTCAAGAATGTAAAGACGATCCCATATGAACTGATTACAGAGTTGGCCACAAAAATGACCCCAGAGCGTTGGATAGAAATCTACGAGTCCAATTTAAAATTAAAGAAATAAGCGTTTAAAATAAGAAAACAGAATATGGAAGAAGTTGTATCGGACATTCCCTTAATTACCAATGACGCGGTTGTTTTTGGTATACTCATCGGTTTATTAACACTGATTTTTAAAGCTACTGAAACACCTCAGTTTAGCAAATTTTTTAAGGTGATTCCCGCATTGTTATTGTGTTATTTCTTACCGTCACTATTTAGCACATTTGGAATCATCTCTCCAAAATGGATTGATGTGGCTCAAGCTACAGCGTTCTTAGCAGATAATGGTTTTGATATGTCCGGGATCAGTAATTTCAAAGATTTAAAGCATTTTGTTTTAACCAATGAAGTAGATGCTTCTTTGTTAAATCCATTCATTGGAAAATCGCAATTGTATTATGTGGCTTCTAGATATTTGCTTCCGGCTAGTTTGATCTTGTTGACTTTAAGTATCAATCTAAAAGAAGTTTTTCAACTGGGACCGAAGGCGCTTATAATGTTTTTCACTGGAACGATCGGTGTTGTTATTGGTGGGCCGTTAGCGATCTTATTGTTTTCTTTTATTTCGCCTGACGTAGTTGGTGGAGTACCACCAAATGAAGTATGGAGAGGGATGACCACAGTAGCAGGAAGCTGGATTGGTGGAGGAGCCAATCAAGCTGCTATGTTTGAAATTTTTAAAGAAGGAGATCAAAACTTAATTACGGGAAGCATGTATTCTATGATGATTACTGTAGATATTGTAGTAGCTGAGATTTGGATGTTCTTTTTGTTGTTGGGCGTTGGAAAAGCTGCGAAAATTGATGCTTTCTTTAAGGCAGATGCGAGCTCTGTGGAGACTTTAAAGAACCATATGCATGAGTTTAGTCAAAAGATTGCGCGTATTCCATCATTTAATGATTTGGTGGTGATTTTAGGACTGGGACTTGGATTCACTGGATTAGCTCATTTATTGTCCGGACATATTGCTCCGTTTATTAAGGAAAACGCGCCATACCTGGCAGAAACGTTTAGTCTGGGATCAGGCTTCTTTTGGTTGATTGTATTAGCGACTACTTTTGGAATCTTATTGAGCTTTACAAGCGCACGAAATTATGAAGGTGCAGGGGCGTCTAAAGTAGGAGGTGTATTCATTTATATTTTGGTTGCAACTATTGGGATGAAGATGGATATTCTGGCTGTATTTGATAATCCGGCTATATTCCTTGTAGGATTGGTCTGGATGGCAGTTCACGTGGGGTTATTGTTTATTGTAGCTAAATTAATCCGTGCGCCATTCTTCTTCCTGGCTGTAGGAAGTAAAGCGAATATTGGAGGGGCAGCATCAGCTCCGGTGGTAGCTGCAGCATTCCACCCATCGTTGGCTCCTGTAGGTGTATTATTAGCGGTTTTAGGTTACGCGTTTGGAACCTATGGTGCTTTAATTTGTGGATACCTGATGCAAGGTGTGGCACCGATGTAGCGCGAAAAAGAACAACAAAAAAGCCAGTATTGATTCAATACTGGCTTTTTTGTTTCTAATAGGTTTGACTATCTATTATTGTATGCTGTAATCGCTTTATCTAAAATTTCTACTGCTTCCAGTAGCAATTCGGTCTTTAATACATAAGCAATACGTACTTCGTCCTGACCATTTCCTGGGGTGGAGTAAAAACCTGAAGCAGGTGCCATCATCACCGTTTTACCATTATGGCTAAAGTCTGATAAGATCCATTGACAGAAATCATCCGCATTGTCTACAGGTAATTTAGCAACGCAATAGAACGCCCCAGATGGATTCGGGCACGTAACCCCTTCAATTTTATTTAAAGCACTGACCAATGTATCTCTGCGTTCTACATACTCCGCTTTTACTTCGTCAAAATATGACGGTGGCGTTTTTAAAGCTGCTTCGGATGCAATTTGTGCATATGTTGGAGGACTTAATCTGGCTTGAGCGAATTTCATTGCTGTAGCCATCACTTCTTTGTTTTTAGAAATAATAGCTCCAATACGTGCACCACACATGCTGTATCTTTTAGAAACCGAATCCACCAAAATGGTGTTTTGTTCAATTCCTTTTAAGTTCATTACAGAGTAGTGGGTTTTGTTATCATACACAAATTCACGATATACTTCATCCGCAAATAAGAAAAGATCGTGTTTCGCTACGATATCACGAATGATCTCCAGTTCTTCTTTAGTATATAAATAACCCGTTGGATTACTTGGATTACAGATTAAGATTCCTTTGGTTTTATCTGTAATTAGACTTTCAATTTCATTTACCGGAGGTAGTGCAAAACCATTTTCAATTTTAGCAGTAACCGGAACAACTTTTACTCCACTTGCTGTGGCAAAACCATTGTAGTTTGCGTAAAATGGTTCGGGAATGATGACTTCATCGCCCGGATTAAAACAGCTTAAGAATCCAAATAAAAGAGCTTCAGAGCCTCCTGTGGTCACAATGATTTCTGAAGCATCTACATCGATATTCACCGATTTATAATACTCCGATAATCCATTTCTATAAGATTCAAAACCTGCAGAATGGCTATATTCTAAAACATCAATAGAACAATTTTTAATCGCATCTAATGCCACTTGTGGCGTTACAATATCCGGTTGTCCAATGTTTAAATGGATCACTTCATGACCGTTTTTTTTCGCAGCTTCTGCAAAAGGAACCAATTTTCTAATTGGTGACTCTGGCATTGCCAGTCCGTTATTTGAAATTGTTGGCATCTTATAAAATTTTGAGATGCAATAATAATAGGATTGTCAAAAATTGATGAATGATTTAATCTAAAATCAGAAAAATGTGAATAAATATCTACCCGTTGAAATTCTATTGCGCTATAATAGTTCCCTGAATTCTAAGCTCTATGTTGGGACTTGAACTTGCATTAGAAGTGATTTTGACTGACTTTTTAAATGGGCCAACTCTTTTAGAATCGTATTTGACAACAATGACCGCTGATGCTCCTGGAGCAATGGGGTGTTGTGGCCAGGTAGGGATCGTACAGCCACATGTACCTTCAGCATTGGAAATAATCAGAGGTGCATTTCCGGTATTTGTAAATTTGAATTCATATGTGGTTGGTGTATGTTGTTTCATGCTTCCAAAATCATGAATGGTTTTTTCAAAAGTAATTTCAGGACCTGATAATTGTCCTAAGACTGAGAAACTAAGAGAGAATATAAAGCCTAATAATAATGTAAATGTTTTCATCTTGAATGTATTTAATTTGAATGTAAATGTACAGACAAAAACTATTGAATTATAAGCGTGTGTTAGGTGTAAGTGTTTGTTTTTGTGAAAAATAAGTTAAGTATAACAAAATAGTTAAGCGCATAAAAAAACCGTCTTCAATACATTGAAGACGGCTTTCAATATTATATTAAATAAATTTTAAAGCGATGTCGGAGCAGCTTCTTCCTTTTTCACAGGACTTGTAGTTTCCTTAGGTGCAGCTGAAATATTTCCAGTGATACGAATTACTTTGGTCGGTGCGTTTGTAGCATTTGAAGTAATAGTAACCGATTTATTGATAGGTCCAACTCTTTTAGAATCATATTTTACTTTGATTACTGCTGTAGCACCTGGAGCGATAGGCTCTCTTGGCCATGTTGGAACAGTACATCCACAAGAACCTTTAGCATTAGAAATGATTAATGGTGCATTACCAGTGTTTGTGAAAACAAACTCAGTAGTTGCATTACCATATTGTTTGATTTTACCGAAATCATGTACATCTTTTTCAAATGTAATTTCAGGACCACCTACTTGTTGTTGTGCAAATGTCCCAAGTGCAAATGCTAAAATGAATCCTAGTGCTAATGTTACTTTTTTCATATCTTTTAAAATTTGGGTTGGTTTAACTTAAAGCAAATGTATTCAAATCTTTGAGAGTTAAAAACCAAATAACATATCATTAACACGGAAATAAAGTGAAGAAAATTTGTGGCTTTTAAAAAGCAAAAGGTCATTTGTGTGGACAAATAACCTCTTCTTCTTGGAATCAATGGGTTTGTACATGATTGACTAAGACAACCTACAATTGAGCCATCTGCTCAAACAATTGATTTTAATCACCAAGTAGTTAGCTTTTTCCATAGTGAATAACAATCGAGGGCGAATCTAGCCTCAAAACAAATACAAAGCAATAGGGGATATCCCCTAATTTCTGGAAAATAATCGGAACAAAAAGGAGGAATAAAAAAAGGAGTTGAACATCAACTCCTTTTAATGGATTTAGTAGATCATGCTCTAGTTTAGGTTTGATAGGTTCATTAATTTGCTCTCCACTTCAAATTAATAATACAAATGTAAGGCGCGCATACCATGCCTACAATAGGGGATAACCCCTAATTTTATACCGGGGAGGTAGGGTATTTAGAAATATCTACAGGTATGCCTTGTTTTTAGAAGCCCACGAGAATAGACTGTGCTTCTTAGAAGTGAGATCTAATTTCTTGATGATATTCGATCTATGATTGTCCACAGTCTTAGGACTAATGAAAAGTATTTCACCAATTTCCTTTGACGTTTTTTCCTGACCAATTAATCTCAAAACCTTCCGTTCTGTACGACTCAATTTATCAATATTCGGATCTTTATCCTGATCGGGATTGATATACGTTTTAAGTTGTTCTGAATAATATGGTTCGTTATTTTCAAAATGCGTCAAACAACGATTAATTTCAATATTCGCAAAATCTTTAAGTAAGTATCCGTCCGCCCCAGCGTCTATGGCTTCCAACATATAGCGTTCTTCTTTATGAGAAGTCAGAATAGCGACCTTAGTGTCAGGCGTATGCTTTTTAATTTCTTTTAAAACTTCAATGCCATTGATTCCAGGAAGTTCTAAGTCAATGATAGAAATATCCGGTACATGTTGCTTGGCTAAAAGAACGGCATCTGTACCATTCGTTGCCTCACCTACCAGTCGGTAACCTTTGATATTGTCAATAATTCCTCTCAGACCAATGATGAGGAGAGGATGGTCATCTGCGATGAGAATATTTTTCGTAGTGTTGTTCAAGAGGAGCTACTTTAAATACTTGTGTGCTAACAAATATATAATGCTTTTACATGATGAAGAGTGCTTTATACAATGGTTTTTTAACAATTTTGTTCCGAATTCTGAACAAAAAGTAATTCTACAGCGCTTTTAAAGTTTTTCATTGCTTCTTCAAGGATGCTTTTAGGACAAGCAATATTCATTCGGATAAATTTCGCTCCGGATTTACCAAATCGATCACCATTATTTACGCCTATTTTGGCATGTTTGGCCAGAAATTGAATCAGCTCAACTCCATGAATGGGTAATGCAGATACATCCAGCCAAATTAGGTAAGTTCCTTCCTGGCGTACCAAATGGACTTGAGGAATATTTTGATGTAGGTATTCATCAATATACGCAATGTTGGATTTTATATAATTATTTAGTTGATCAATCCATTCATCAGCGGTTTGAAAACCTGTTTGTATGGCAGTGTTAGTTAGCGCATTTGATCTTCCCAGATTGTATCGGAGTTTAAGTCGTTCAAATTCTGTTTTTAAATTCGGATTCGGAATGATCGCTATAGAATCAGATATTCCAGCCAAATTCAATATTTTAGAAGGAGAGTAGCAAACAATGAGTTGATGATGTATTTCTTTAAAATCCAATAAAGAAGTAAATGTATAGGGT
This genomic interval from bacterium SCSIO 12643 contains the following:
- a CDS encoding putative sulfate exporter family transporter — its product is MKSRIPGIVFSFFIGMVAYLGALYIPMINSIVLALIMGMLYANIAPTPEKWSSGIHFSSKNLLEIAIIFLGFGISFYDIASLGWQIIIVLSLSILVVLGFTYFIVKRFNIQDSCGHLIGFGTAICGSSAIAALAPKLNSGKSEIGISIAVINLYGLIGMLAFPIVFSSDIIMDAAALMIGGTLHGVSNVAGAGYAMGETIGDLSLTIKLGRVALLAPALIFFNFLINRNASIKENLKLPYYIVGFILASSMITFFQLPVELIEIFRIVGKALLTISMAAIGLSIHFKQLYTQGKNALGFGALIFAFQILILGMMTYLIT
- the accC gene encoding acetyl-CoA carboxylase biotin carboxylase subunit, with amino-acid sequence MKKILVANRGEIALRIMRTCKEMGISTVAIYSEVDADSLFVKFADEAVCVGPAPSSESYLRGDYIIEKALELGVDGIHPGYGFLSENGDFAQKVTDAGIKFIGPLPKSMAMMGDKLAAKAAVKNYNIPMVPGTDQAIEDPAEVIEIAKEIGFPILIKAAAGGGGKGMRIVNEEADLEEQIRMATNEAKSAFGDGSVFIEKYVESPRHIEIQVLADEHGNIVHLFERDCSIQRRHQKVIEEAPSAVLTPELRAEMGACACDVARACDYWGAGTVEFLYDNGKYYFLEMNTRLQVEHPVSELIAGLDLVEEQIKVARGEKLSFTQADLKIHGHSIEVRVYAEDPENNFLPDIGKLSTYRLPQGEGVRVDDSMEEGKQIPIYYDPMISKLIVWGENREEAIERMIKAIDEYQINGVETTLSFCRYAIDHEAFRTGEFDTHFVKKYFDPKNFRYIKPEEEELAALIGAHLTAERKGRLTVGAKYEVQSAWKLNRL
- a CDS encoding T9SS type A sorting domain-containing protein, which gives rise to MRISILIGLLLAHVLCNAQIEIKRSALSNQIEIKPSKSYEIRGQIISKSTKEPLAFVTLILEQDRKTITGGQTDFDGFYLINLPNSGTYTLKTKYYSSMYSNSEYIIQLNGKTSKTVNFELSHNPDAPKIIACGYTLKTINHNDKIVDLFEEEKLNSDSLDTLLPGYQLIHNPVKSSITIYPNPSSGLVNITNPLITQALTLYDLSGKIVYQIDEPSLTTVSIDISTFQNGIYILRLKDEDGVQIHRIIKN
- a CDS encoding phage holin family protein; the encoded protein is MNFLTKVLISSLAVMVSQYILPGVHVDSFFTGIMVALLLGLFNSTIKPVLVILTLPITVVTLGFFLLVINVFVIQLTAGFLDGFTVDGFWWALIFSLVLSFVTSIFNGIDKSDDRRDRY
- a CDS encoding pyridoxal phosphate-dependent aminotransferase; translated protein: MPTISNNGLAMPESPIRKLVPFAEAAKKNGHEVIHLNIGQPDIVTPQVALDAIKNCSIDVLEYSHSAGFESYRNGLSEYYKSVNIDVDASEIIVTTGGSEALLFGFLSCFNPGDEVIIPEPFYANYNGFATASGVKVVPVTAKIENGFALPPVNEIESLITDKTKGILICNPSNPTGYLYTKEELEIIRDIVAKHDLFLFADEVYREFVYDNKTHYSVMNLKGIEQNTILVDSVSKRYSMCGARIGAIISKNKEVMATAMKFAQARLSPPTYAQIASEAALKTPPSYFDEVKAEYVERRDTLVSALNKIEGVTCPNPSGAFYCVAKLPVDNADDFCQWILSDFSHNGKTVMMAPASGFYSTPGNGQDEVRIAYVLKTELLLEAVEILDKAITAYNNR
- a CDS encoding response regulator transcription factor; the protein is MNNTTKNILIADDHPLLIIGLRGIIDNIKGYRLVGEATNGTDAVLLAKQHVPDISIIDLELPGINGIEVLKEIKKHTPDTKVAILTSHKEERYMLEAIDAGADGYLLKDFANIEINRCLTHFENNEPYYSEQLKTYINPDQDKDPNIDKLSRTERKVLRLIGQEKTSKEIGEILFISPKTVDNHRSNIIKKLDLTSKKHSLFSWASKNKAYL
- a CDS encoding DUF1573 domain-containing protein, which gives rise to MKTFTLLLGFIFSLSFSVLGQLSGPEITFEKTIHDFGSMKQHTPTTYEFKFTNTGNAPLIISNAEGTCGCTIPTWPQHPIAPGASAVIVVKYDSKRVGPFKKSVKITSNASSSPNIELRIQGTIIAQ
- a CDS encoding DUF1573 domain-containing protein, with product MKKVTLALGFILAFALGTFAQQQVGGPEITFEKDVHDFGKIKQYGNATTEFVFTNTGNAPLIISNAKGSCGCTVPTWPREPIAPGATAVIKVKYDSKRVGPINKSVTITSNATNAPTKVIRITGNISAAPKETTSPVKKEEAAPTSL
- a CDS encoding DUF819 family protein; this translates as MEEVVSDIPLITNDAVVFGILIGLLTLIFKATETPQFSKFFKVIPALLLCYFLPSLFSTFGIISPKWIDVAQATAFLADNGFDMSGISNFKDLKHFVLTNEVDASLLNPFIGKSQLYYVASRYLLPASLILLTLSINLKEVFQLGPKALIMFFTGTIGVVIGGPLAILLFSFISPDVVGGVPPNEVWRGMTTVAGSWIGGGANQAAMFEIFKEGDQNLITGSMYSMMITVDIVVAEIWMFFLLLGVGKAAKIDAFFKADASSVETLKNHMHEFSQKIARIPSFNDLVVILGLGLGFTGLAHLLSGHIAPFIKENAPYLAETFSLGSGFFWLIVLATTFGILLSFTSARNYEGAGASKVGGVFIYILVATIGMKMDILAVFDNPAIFLVGLVWMAVHVGLLFIVAKLIRAPFFFLAVGSKANIGGAASAPVVAAAFHPSLAPVGVLLAVLGYAFGTYGALICGYLMQGVAPM
- a CDS encoding DUF1801 domain-containing protein, which encodes MKIEANSPDEYVSKLPEDRAEAIQRLRDIFNSNLPEGFEEVMSYGMIGYVVPHSLYPKGYHVTPDLPLPFINIASQKNFVALYHSGIYAFPELLEWFKAEYPSYVRTKLDMGKSCIRFKNVKTIPYELITELATKMTPERWIEIYESNLKLKK